The stretch of DNA CAGCTGCTTCAGGCCACTATAGCGCACTATTTTTTTTACATAACAAGAAAACACCAGGATAAGATGGTGACATCATAATTCATAACGACATATCCCACAAGCTTCGTACTGTCATACACTCAATTACTATAGTCAATCAACCATAAACTCATAAGTTTTGATAAAGTGATAACGTGATAAACTCATAAAAGTAATAAGAAAGTATTAAAACTCTGAAGTTTTAGTTTTGACCCACAACCTATGAACTAGAAAATAACGCCGCTATACAAAATGCTACGCTATTCCCTTTAGCGGCGCTATAGCGCGCTGTACCGGCGATAGCGCCCATAGCGCAAAAATGTACAATATCGTTGCGGCAGCTGCTTCTAGCCGCTCTAGCGGCGCTATTTCGGAGTTATAGCGCACTATTTTTTACATTGCATCCAATAGAAATTCTATTTACCTCGCCATCTATCCTCGTTTTCTATCCACGAGGTGCTGCTGGGCATTTTTGCCTAGCGCTAAGCGCTTGCCATCTCTTTTTGGATATTGGAGAAGCTGCTGGATTCATCCTTTTTCGCTAGCTATTTCATTTTACACACGAGCTCTTTTACAATAATTGTAAAGTACCAATGGGTACTTTCAGGTACTTTAGCTGTTGATAAATGAACAATATTTATAGaaattaaaataaattagtATTTGATCCCACTTTTTGGTATTTGGTCCTACATTTTGAAAGTACCAGGTACTTTATCCTAAGTACTTCAGGTACTTTCTACCTTTACCACCATATGATTTTATTAGATGGACGATTtctattttttcaatcattgtaaaatttctctttACATAATATCTATATCAAAATTTTTGCTATTCATAGATACAAAAGCTCTTAGAGATGCTCTTATAGCACCATCCggaaaaaaatatattcaaCTTCAACATATGAGCGAAAGGGATTGCAGACTAGTGGTTATAAGAGTCTCGGTAGTActtgaggtcctgggttcgactccccaaGGAAGTGAATATTCTGGGATTTAACGGCCaggtgacttcgtcaatttcAAGGatcggctcagtcttcgaagatgctcatagggataGAGTTTATGTACGTGTGTTCATATGAGTGTGAGTGTGCATGTATTATGAGTGTCTGAGTTATATtgtgtaattaaaaaaaaacttcggCATACGAATGAAATGGTTTTGGAGAGCATAGACTCGCACCAATGCGAGAAAGAAATGAAACATGTGCAAGGCAACGAAGATTACACTTGGACAAGGCAGCTGGTGAGTGCACTCATGCCGTCATGCGGCTCGCCGGCCTCTTCTGGCGCCCGCGCGGAGCAGATACAACAAACTCTGCCAACTCTGCAAGCAAGGCAGACGATGATGAGACACCAAGCCGGCCAGCCGTCGTCGGCGCCTCAGCGCCGTCGTCCCTCGAcgtctccccgccgccgcctggccaccCGGTCAATGACCGCCTCCACCGCGACGTCGAACGCGTCCTTGAAGTCGACGCGCCCCGACCTCGGGTCCGCGTACACCACCCTGGGGATGAGCCGGATCACCTCCTCCCGCATCGCCGTCACCGTCTCCGGCGGGATCCTGGCGAGCGTCTCCTCGATGCTCACGTTCCGCTCGCGCACGTCGGTGTGCATGATGAGCACCGACCACCTCTCCGCCTCCCTGGGGAGGTGCAGCGTGTACTGCGTGTACGCCGACCCGGGGTGGAAGAACACCGGGATGCACCCGGCTAGCACGGCGTCGAACGTCGACCGCCGCGTCAGCGAGTCCCCCCGCGGCTGCAGGCAGAAGTCGGAGCTCTCGAACACGCGCATCACCGCGCCCGGCGACTTGCAGCTGCGGGGCCCGCTcttggcgccgccgcaccggaaGAGCCTGCAGCGGCGCGACGCGCCGCACTGCCGGAAGATCTCCGGGCGGACGGTCTCGCGCTGCCAGGGGTGCGGCGCGCCGGCGAACGCGAAGAGCCACGGCCGCTCCGCGGCGCGCACCTTCTCCTGCCAGGCGGCGACGTCGGCGGCCGCCTCCGGGTGGAAGTAGGTCGGGTAGGGCACCGCGAGGTTGTCCCGGCGCCACGGGCTGGTCTCCAGGACGAGCACCGTCATGTTCTGGACGGCCGGGTTGTGGAGCAGCTTGGTACCCCACTGCTCGTCGACGTCCTCGTAGCGCCGGAAGTCCCACGCCGTGCGCCCGGCCACCATGAAGTGGTCGCGGCCGCCCATGGCGCGCCACTGCGGCCGGCGCGCCAGCCACGCGACGAGGTCCAGGCCGAGCATGTCGCGCAGCGAGGTGCGGTTCCACATGTGCCGCCCGCCGTCGAGGCTGGCGTAGAAGGGCACGtacagcgcggcggcgagggacggGTCGCCGGTGAGGCACTCGTAGCGCTTCATGCGGGCGTGGAAGATGAGGTCGAGCGTGAACTGGTTGGTGGCGTACCAGCCGCGCGGGGAGAAGACGCCGCCCTCGTCGCCCAGCGCCCGGCCCATGCCGCAGTTGGCCACGTGCGGGCACATGTCGTAGAACCGCCATAGCTTCTTGCAGTCGCGGATGAGGTCGTCGTTGAAGCGCGGCGGGAGATCGTACATGTAGATGTACCGCCCCGCGCAGCGGTcggccgccggtggcggcggcgacgactgcGCCTGCACGGCgtgcgtcgacggcggcggtggctgcgcGGGTGGagcgcgcccgcggccggcaGCGTTGGCTGACAGCAGGGGAGGAAGGGAGAACGCGGCCTGCTTGAACAGGACCGACGCCACGCCGACGCCGTCGCCTTGGGTGCCGGAGTGCAGGAAGAAGACGAAGGCCCAGAACGCCGTGGAGAGAAGGGCGAGGTGGCATATCCGGGACGGCCGGAgcacgcctccgccgccgccgtgcttgtcggcggcggcgtcctcggcATCTTTCTGCAAGTTTACTTCGGAGCTGGTGAGCTTCATTGCTTCTTGGTCATCGGTTTGTAAGCGTACCTGGCTAGCCACTGTTGTGCAGTCGGTGCACAGATCGCTAAACGTCTTCCACTTCTATGCACATGATGCTTGCTACCATAGTATGGGGCTGTGCGAGAGAGATCAAGCTAGGAATACCGAGAGAGATCAAGTCAACAAAAAGATGGGTACAGACGAGACCAACTGGCTACTGTTGGTCAATACTTCTATTACCTGGCTACAAGTTGAGTTTTTTTAACACACTCTCTTGAATTCTTTTCATTTTCTTCTCCTCCTTACAGAATAccccatccgttccaaattataagtcattccaaaaatcttggagagtcaaaatttttcaagtttgaccaaatttatatgataagataataacatatatgataccaattaagtatcactAAATTCtttattagctatattttcatagtgcacctatttgatgtcataaatctttatatttctctctataattttggtcaaactttgagatggtttgactctccaaaatttgtggaatgacttataatttagaatttAGAACGGATGTAGTAGAAATTACTCTGATCCATTGATTCTTCAAAGGCGTCAATGCAACGAAATTATATGCATGCCGTACGTGCGATCCATCCATACAAAGTTACTACGTATAATACATTTTATTCAGTCAATGAATCAGAGGTAAATTCAGCCTGCTGTTGCTCGTAGGGTTTAGGATTTTGATGGACGTAGTGGTGGGGGGAGTCATGTGTCTGAGAAGGGTGATGGTGGAGAGCTAGTGTAAGGATCGACAATGGCCGTATGCATTGGATGATACAAAAAGTCGAAACTTTATCCTTTTCTAAAAGAAAGTAAGAAAATGAATAAAAAGGGGTATATCAGAGATAGATCAAATGTTGGTTTTTATCTAGTTGATGTAGATAAGGAATAAGGTAGTTGATGTAGTAAGGAATAAGGTAATGAAAATCTTGGGGAGAGGAAATCTTTGTGCGCCATGGGATGACAATCCAACGTACCATGTTGAAACTATGACTGAGTCAACTGGATAAAGTAAAAACGAAATGGTATATGACAATCCAAACGTCTGATAGCCCGTAGAGTAAATGGTATATACTGTACATACTCTAATGTAAAAACGAAAAATGTATCTTTTAGGACATGGGAGAGCGTGCGATAGGATAGTACTCCACTAGACAATGTCATAGTCAACATGCTTGGTTTTGTAAATGGTATACTCAACATGCTTGGTTTTCTGAAGGTGTCACTGCCACTCCATAATTACTTCTCTGACACATGGACATGGAAGAAACTAAACTAATGGGCGCCATAATTACTGCCGGGCTGGTGAGCTAGGTTGACAACCCCGCAAGCTACGCCgacgttttttttttccaatttcAGTTCCATCTCCATCCGAGGAACGTGTCTGCCTCCAATAATGAAATGAACAATGTTCACTTGGGCCCCGTTTGAGATAAATTTCCAAAGCCCTGTTTAGTGGTTCCATGAACTGGGCCTAGATGTCGCGAACTCGAAATCTCGAATAGGGAGAGAACGGGTCAATCAATGTAGCTGTTGGAGTTCAATCTGCTATTGGTCTGAGTCAAAACCAGTCtttgtggtttggtttttcGTTTGGTGGTAATCAGGCTGAGGTGGCCAATAGGCTGGTTTGGTTGGGCTTCACGATTTAGGTGGGTTGGTCTGGTGTGGTTTGGTATTTGATGTATCCCGTCGCCTCATCAGCAGCGGTGGCGACAGCGCAGCAGCAGCTTCCGTTCGCTTGTGGCCAAGGTGCTCGCCGATGTCCAGCAGGTAGTCCTCCCCTTCTCCCATCAGCGCAtggcggctgccgccgccgccgccggcgaccagtgGCGGCGACAGGGGTGCTGCTCGGCTGCTGCGGCTGCGTGCGGATCCAAACTGACGAGGCAGCAGCCAGCGGCGCTGTGGTGGGCCACTGAAAAATTAAAAGCACGGTTGGGGCTCCTTGTTGACGATCAAAATTGGCAGCAGactagaccaaccggtctgaccggtctgtgacaCTGTAGTCGATCCGGCaggagccgaccggtctgatcggtccaaGCAGAattcgagtacaactaggggttttcatagatttaaatcttgtaataggatttcttgcggggcaagtccacccaccctataaatataaagggccacggccgattgaggattgaggcatccaatcgatcaaaatacaaaacaaatctactattcattgcctttacttttatctctcaaccCTAGTTTTTTCAACCCCATTATcctctgttcttccttcgtctctgcgacgtctgaaggcgttctaggtggcctgccgattctagaacaaccctacgtgcgcctgccctgatggggtccctcccgggctagCGTTCGTTGGATCTTGCCGCTTCaccccggcgaccggtctgaccaatcCCTCTGATCGGTCTAACCACCCTACACAGGAGGCGCTGcatcgagctcctcctcgcgccgcacgaCCGAGCgtgttcgtgtgttggccctagacaggcgccaacatattttggcaACTCCGCTGGGGACGAAAGATCTTGGTAAATAAAAACTGATCTAatctacctcaagaagatgggATCAACTGCCAACATCGACACGAAGAACATCATCCCTACCACTGAAGAGCATCTTCCTGAAGATATTCGCCAATTGCAGgaagagaacaagaagaagcacAATGAAGAAGATCTGAAAGCGGCGCTTGCAAGCATCAAGGTTGATCGACGTGGGAAGGtcatcaagatcaaggagaTCGACTTCACCTCTACTTCTGCGGATGCATCTGAGGTAACACCCCCTGTAAGTGCCACATCTACTGGTGTTACTCTCGAACAAGTTGAAAATTTATTCGCTAAGCGAGATGTGCGATTAGTAGATCTGTTTACTGAAAAGTTTCTGATATTAACCGGTAAGCAACCGGTAATTGATGACACATCGTCTGTTTCTACTGTTGAATCTACTGAAATCCCTATCCCTCAACCATCGGTAACTTTACCGACGAGTCAACCGCCGTATGGAATGCCGATGAATTATTTTAGCGGTCAAACAGTAACGCCAACAAATGCGTTGGTGGCCCAGCAAACATATTCCGATCCGCTTACAAGCGTTCCTGGTTCGGCTAACTTTCGCCGAACGTATGAGTTGGAAAATTCTACGCCACCATATTCTACTCATACTTATAATATGCCATCGGTGCCCCCAAAAACACCATGCCATATATCGGTCCTATCACGGATGAGATGTTTGACCGATACGTGCAGCTATGGCAACACAGgcagcaaccggtcagaccgaccccatcaaccggtcagaccagttcacCTCAATTAGTCCGACCGGTCGTatcgaccagtcagaccggtttcccCGGTCATGCAACACCAAACCAGCAGGCCATGCCTACCTCCACATAGCCAAATTCATCAATTAATCTTGAGAAATTTCTTGCTGAATGTAAGAATGATTTGGCCAAGATGATCAAAGAAAGTCTTGGGGTAGATGTTAAAGGAAAAACTTTATCTTACCAAAAGCCGTATCCCATGTCTTTTGATACGGTTACATATCCTGCTGGTTTTAGATTGCCCGAATTTGTGAAGTTTAATGGAGATGATAGTAAAAGCACTTTCgagcatgttagccaatatCTTGCATAGTTAGAAGAAGCTAGTTCTATAAACGAATTAAaagtttgtttattttctttatctttaactAGAACAACTTTCTCTTGGTTTAGCTCTTTGGCTCCTAACTCCATTACttcatgggaacaattagagcaaaagtttcacgatcacttcttttccggaagttATGAGCTTAAACTGTCCCATttgacatcggttaagcaaatgCGCGATGAATCTGTTAATGATTATATTAGAAGATTCCGCGATataaaaaaccgatgctttaatGTGAATCTTGCTGGAAAAAAATCTAGCGGATTTAGGTTTTAATGGCATGAGATCTCACATTAAAGAAAAACTAGAGGgcaatgattttttttgttgttaaTTAAGTacatcaaagagctttggctgCTGAAAGCCGAAGTAAAGAGTTGCAAGAAAGTCATAGACATCGTCGTCCCAATACTCATGCTCTTGAGTCTCATTCAGATTCTTCGGACGATGAGTCTAAAGAAATATATGCCGCTgaattcgtgtgttggccctagacaGGCGCCAACACTCCTTGACCGGCGCCATGGGCGGTAGCCCCCATGGATGTTGTTTGCCTATGTCTCTCTCCATGCATGTGAGCATCGGACGTGTTGTTAGCTCGTATATATGCTGGCGGTGTAGTTTGATTCAGTTTGGtttgagtttggtttgaaaAGTCAAACGGATTGGTATGGCTCGGTGTTTGAGGCATGTAGTTTGGGTTGGTGCGGTTTCAATCAGCGAGCAAAGTTGTAAATAATTTGGTGTGGTTATGGTCTGGGTCTTAGACCATTAGCAAGTTGAGTTGGAGTGTGGGAATAATCGAGGTTGTGCGCACGATCTCGATTCAACCCATCACACAGGTCCAGAAGTGGCCCATTGCAGATGTcttgccgccaccaccgccagtgGCCGGGTTAGGGTTCTGGGCTACCCAGGTTAGGGTCCCGGGGATGCGAGGGTTCCTGTGCTGCCACTGCCAATTATAGAGGGGGCAGAGGGAGGTCGCCGGACCAGCGGTGGGGTTGGTcgagacggcggcgaggcgggggcgCCATTCGCCGAGGTGGTAGAAGATGGCGGCTGGGCAGGGCTGGTGGTAAGGGAGCttcgacggcggtggtggatggCAGCGGGAGTCAGAGAGATGTGGGAAGTTGTGGAGCTCGATTGGAGATGAAGAAGACAGTTCGAGTTAGCGTTGGCCGCTGCGGAAGGTGGCGGAGGAGATGCCAGAGCAggtgggcggcggtggaggcggggagTGCGACGGGCCCGTCTACGGCCCACAATAGCAGCTCCTCAGCGAGAGCTCCAGCTCCGGGTCGCACCTGCGACTGGGAATAGGCTCTTGAGTGGGCGACCGATCAGAAATGTGATGCGGTCGCCACCGAAGAAAATACAGCAACATACTACTAACCAAATACGGCCACGGAAGGAAACAATATTCAAATTATAGGAAAAATTGACTAGCGTCATGGCGGCAcgctcgcgcgcgcgcacacacatcATCCATCTTGATGAATTGCCGGCAAGGTAAACGTGTTTTTGCAGCATAGATCATGGCACGTACAATGACAAAAGGGGTAACCATTTTGTTGAAATCCTAGCTTGTTTTGCTAGAAAGGAAACATGTTAAATCCAAAAGTTGGGTGTCAACTACTAGTCTACTACATGGGGCATAAACTTGCTGCGGACAAAGAGAACAAACACATGGTTGATCACAATGCAAGTTGTACTGAGTGTGTTTCCTTTATTAAACTATTTGATGTATTTATGAGCCTTGCTTCTTCTAAATAATTTATGTACTCAGAACATATTTGCATCCATGCGCTTTTTTAGATGAAGTTTGGTTCTCAGCATTCACAGTACCTATAGCCGACGGATACAAAAACTGCAATACAACAACAAATCCTTGCACGGGTCCAGCTAAAAATAAAGGAAAATAAAACGACTTAGATAGTGTTTCTGAACTTCCATCTAAACTTGTTGAagagcaaaatattttttttatgtacAATTTTTGGGTTGTTTTTGCTGATTCCTGAACCTCCAACGAAAAGCAAAATGATTTTATATGTACAATTTGATCCACATTTCGGGTTAAGAAATCAATCTGTACTAGAAAAGCTcaggcgcggcgttgccgcgccagCTTGGGTTGGTCCAATGGAGTTATGCAGTTGTTTTAGTGTAGCAATTTGGCTGGCATAATCGTTGAGAAGCTTTAGAACCTGCCTTATAAACGAAGCTATTCATAGCCTTTTTAATGAAATGATGTTGTAAAACATTTTATCCAAATTCTAGCCATAGTGAAGAAGACCCTCTTATTTGAGCCGTGCATCGGGTTTAGCATGTTTTGGATTAATCACCAAGTCATAGTTAAGGAGAAATGTAAATTATATTAGTACTTGGCAATATGCGGTTCTTGATAAACAATTTTGGAGAAGACCATGATTTTTTAATATTTTCCATTGGGCACAGGACAAATTTCCACCAACATTGTGTTCTTATATTGCACAATAGCACAACAATCCACTCGCTCTTGCCAGAATTTGGTACTCCTGTAAATGATGTGAACTCCCCATGCACAACCTGGAAAGGGGGATAGTGCAAAGGGGGATACAAATAGGACAATGTGACACCTGATGATGAATGACAAACTGTAATACAACCCCCATATGCTCCATGGCTGTATAGGACATATATTCAGTGCTCCCTAAAAATGCAAGTCATATTGTTCAGGTGATAGTTATGGTTCACAGATAAATGGATGATGGACTTCTCTTTGTTGAAGTTAGATAGATAATAAATTGAACATCTCTAGGGTCAATAAAGTAAACAGGCTGCCAAATTCAACTTTAGCTAGCAGAGGAACTTCTGTGATGAAATAAACAAAGAAATTTGTATCCTTAAAATAAAGAAGGAAGCCAACTTCTGATTAAGAGCGAACCTTCTACTTAAAGAATAAGGAATAATGAAATGCAACTTTTGCTTAAGAACTAACCTTGTAAAGATCTATAAATGTAGGAAGTGGTGCAGTTCGCATAGGTTCTCTTTGTTACTTAACTGCAATAACTTAAGGACATAGAGATTATTCAAGTTTGTGAATGAATGCAAAATGGTAATAAAAGGACTGAAGCAAACAGTCTTGTAGATAATTTTATTATATTCTTATGTAGTAGTAGATGCATTCCTTCTAAACTCAGTATTCAGAAGTCTGATATTGTACTAATATTGTGAAAAAATAGGATAACGGGAACAGGAGAGGTGGAGGAATTAAACCTAAAAGAGATGTGCATAAGTCGGACAGAGCTTCTCAGCAGCCCTCGCCCCCTCCAGATACCAAGAGAAAGGAAGAAATTAGAAATTGAAGTGGAAAATGATCTATGGTTGAGATACTGAGTTGATAATAATATATCTTGTTGTCAAGCCCAATTTGTCCTGtgtttataattttatattaagatgttgagttgtttatttatctaTTCTTCAAAAGGTATTCCATGAACATATCAATGAGTTCTTTATAAGGTTTAGTGCCAACGTGGGGAAAAGTCCTTTCAGTTTCTACATTTTTTTTGCCATTCTTCTAAAACTATAAACCGATAGTCAAATGTCATATTTCTAGTATTCTTCTCGTTGAAAACATAATTTGTTAATTGGTGTCTAGATGACCTCAACGGTGCTGGACTTAAATTTGCAGAAAAGATGTTCAGTATCTAATTAAACAACATATtcagaaaaattctaaaaaggtAAGATCAAAACTATGAATTGGTGCAGAACATGAATCTCAAATACATTGCCGAAACTAAAATCAATATCACTCAATCTTAAATAGCATTACAAACTCAATGGAAGCTCACTCCCAACCATTTTGTCCGCATTAGGTAAGCAGCATTGTCGCAAGGCGAGCAGCATACAAGGAATAGGAACGTACAACTTGGGAAATTAGGTGTGCGCCTAGAAATCATCGGGGGTGGAGAAGTACGTCAAACAGGGATATGCACTGCTGAACTGAATGGCACGGATTCCTCCAAAATAGGGATTGTAATCCCAGAATCTTAGTCATTTGATTCAATCGGAGACAAAATTAGGGAGGATGTGAGAGGAAGGCACTTTACTCTGAGAGAGGCTGAACGAGTAGGTAAGCACGCGGCGGAGGTTGCTGGGAAGCTGTTGCACGGCCTTCGTCTTGAAGAATTCGTGTCGCCGCCCTGCATTCCCACAATCCAACCTGGAACAGCATCACGAAGGGGCGGCCGCCTTGATGCTCCGAGCTTCACCATCACCAGAGCATTGCGCGGGAGGAGGATGCGAACGGGCCGAGGTGGCTCAGGAAGATGACGCGTCGGGTCTGCCTAGTGCGTGAGAACGTCAACTACTTCCATGGCTGACTGGCGGAGGGGAACCGGGACGGCACGACCGGCTCAAGCAGTGGTGGCGCAAGGGCGACGCAGACGACGGGCGGTGGAACGGAGCAGAGATGGTGCGGCCGACTCGAGCGCCGGAGCCCGGTGGGCACGACGGAGGCTAGCGGCCAACGGGTGCAGAGAGGCGCGCTAGGCGGAGGTGGCCCGGGCTCCAGAGCATTCGCGAGCGCCCGGTTCGGCTTAACGGGCGTGAGACCCGCGAGGATCCCGATCGGTTGGTTCATGTCGCTGGATAGCTTGATCCGACGGCTAGAGAGTTAGCAGGTGACGTGGCTTTATCGGGTGCCTGCTTTTGTTGCGGAAATCGTATATAGAGATTTGACCCAAATCTGGCCCACATATTGGTTGAGCCGGTAACTTTTTTCAAAGGATCGGATTTGTTGGGTAGAAAGTTTTTTCAAAGGATCGGATTTGTTGGGTAGAGAGCGGCCCATGATCAAATATGGTACCTCCCTCGTACCTCCGCCCATGTTATAAATCGAAGGTGCTCTAGGACGACTTCATAATTCTCAAGAACAAATCAAAGGGAGTTACATCTAATGCTTAAGTTGTAATTCGACAAAGAAATTACTCCCTCCAATAACATATAGTAGTACACCCGGGCGAAAATAGATGACATTTCCAACAAGATATTTGAACTAAAAACAAGCTAACGAACCTAGTCGGAACATCGTCTGCTCCCTTCATTTTTAATTATAACTCGTTTTACTTTTTTGACTCTAAATTTGACCACTAGTGtcattcaaaaatataaaatatcacttttttttgttgtggtttgatttattaataaaaaaatttcaaaaataatttaatttgacaatatttgTATAATTTTTATGAATAAAAAAAGTAATTAAACTTGAAATAAAAAGTCGAACGGATTATATTTGAGAATGGAGTAAGTATTAGTCTAATACGCATCAGGCTGTTTCCAGCAGGTCTCCTATCCCACTGCGTATGCATAAAATAGGTAGCAGAGTGCTACTGTTCACCAATCCAGTAGGTCTCCAATGCGGATGCACAAAGCTGGGGACGAGGAGAGAGGATGCGGATTCATACGGTTTCTCTCTCTGTCCCGCAGCTCCCTATTTCTTCTCTGCACAGTGAAAAAGGTTGACAGTGCCGAGATCCACAGTACTTTGCGCATGACTGTTGGATCACGGCTTGCGGATGCGAATGTCTTATCCATGCCCCTTTACGCATCCGCATCCATGCGCTGCTGGAACGGGCGTCTTCTCTCCGCAGTGCCTGTGGTGGGCCAGGGTGCGGATACGCGGTGTTTTCCGCATTCGCCTTGGGTCTTTGCTGAAAACAGATCGAGTAGTTGGTTTCGATCACAATTTATCAAACTCGTGAAAATTCTAGATaccaataattttttttattagtCCGGAAATAGAAAAATCGTGTGGGTATATTTGTCTACAGAAAAATCTAATGAAATTTATAAATATGTTGCGATACAGGAATGTGTCAAATGTACTCATTGCCATGGCGAAACAAACGAGGAGAGCATAATCGTGCGGTCACAATAATTTATTTCTCTGGGTAATGTTAAAATGGTTAAGGCATTACTGAGCAGGTCACGGCACCCTAAACAGAAAAAACGCGAAAAGTCTCTGTTTTCCTTTGCTTTATCCCCTGTGGCTGCGGCGTGTCCTAGAAGGTGGAGAGGCaaccggcggcggccatggtggtggTGGACGCCCTCCACGGCGACTCGGCTGCGGCGATCGCGGACTACCTCTTCGGTGACGGCGCCGACCTCCAGGCCTTCTTAGACCACGCGGTATGGGAGGTCCCCCCGGCCCCGTTTCTTCGAGGGTTTTTGCGGTTCTTGGTTGGAAAATGATGGACGCAAGGTCGGTCCTTGCAGGCACTGGAGGTGaaggctagcggcggcggcggcgatgaaggtgaggaggagctcgagTGGCTGTCGAACAAGGACGCGTTCCCGACGGTGGAGACGATGGGTCCGTcggcgccgaggccgcggacgaagggcgcgcggcggccaccgTGGCAGGTGGCGCCGCGGGCTCCGGTTGTGGCGCACGCTCCGCCGGCTGGGTAGCGGTGCCGGCACTGCGGGACGAAGAGGACGCCGCAGCGGCGCGAGGGCCCCGATGGGCGCGGCACCCTGTGCAACGCGTGCGGCGTGCGGTACCGGAGCGGCCG from Panicum virgatum strain AP13 chromosome 9K, P.virgatum_v5, whole genome shotgun sequence encodes:
- the LOC120648599 gene encoding xyloglucan galactosyltransferase KATAMARI1 homolog, producing the protein MKLTSSEVNLQKDAEDAAADKHGGGGGVLRPSRICHLALLSTAFWAFVFFLHSGTQGDGVGVASVLFKQAAFSLPPLLSANAAGRGRAPPAQPPPPSTHAVQAQSSPPPPAADRCAGRYIYMYDLPPRFNDDLIRDCKKLWRFYDMCPHVANCGMGRALGDEGGVFSPRGWYATNQFTLDLIFHARMKRYECLTGDPSLAAALYVPFYASLDGGRHMWNRTSLRDMLGLDLVAWLARRPQWRAMGGRDHFMVAGRTAWDFRRYEDVDEQWGTKLLHNPAVQNMTVLVLETSPWRRDNLAVPYPTYFHPEAAADVAAWQEKVRAAERPWLFAFAGAPHPWQRETVRPEIFRQCGASRRCRLFRCGGAKSGPRSCKSPGAVMRVFESSDFCLQPRGDSLTRRSTFDAVLAGCIPVFFHPGSAYTQYTLHLPREAERWSVLIMHTDVRERNVSIEETLARIPPETVTAMREEVIRLIPRVVYADPRSGRVDFKDAFDVAVEAVIDRVARRRRGDVEGRRR